A region of Salinibacter sp. 10B DNA encodes the following proteins:
- a CDS encoding type 1 glutamine amidotransferase yields the protein MVEQEQQCFVERCRVPLDRFRIVNVVRGTPPSPEHLSAVDAVLIGGAGKYSAAEDYEWTAPLLDFVRHVVDRQLPLFGSCWGHQVIARALGGTVVYDPDHAELGCLAVELTEAGANDPLFHRFPKHFRANMGHHDRVIELPPGATELARNDQPYQAFRLTDAPVYGTQFHSELDAERERERIRVYRKHYRDALPDEATVQRVMSNLADTTEVDHLLYDFLTTFVARGHPLSETSSLESPSSLPPAKRLPAASSPPEKRLPSAE from the coding sequence ATGGTTGAACAAGAACAGCAGTGCTTCGTCGAGCGGTGCCGGGTCCCCCTCGATCGATTTCGGATTGTAAACGTCGTTCGTGGGACGCCCCCTTCCCCAGAACACCTGTCGGCAGTCGACGCGGTTCTGATCGGAGGCGCAGGCAAATACTCGGCGGCAGAGGATTACGAGTGGACAGCGCCCCTCCTCGACTTCGTCCGTCACGTCGTGGACAGACAACTGCCCCTCTTCGGGTCGTGTTGGGGTCACCAAGTGATCGCCCGAGCCCTGGGCGGCACCGTGGTGTACGACCCCGACCACGCCGAGCTGGGATGCCTCGCGGTGGAGCTCACGGAGGCGGGTGCCAACGATCCGCTTTTCCACCGCTTCCCAAAGCACTTTCGAGCCAACATGGGCCATCACGATCGCGTCATCGAACTACCGCCGGGCGCAACAGAGCTGGCCCGCAACGACCAACCCTACCAGGCTTTTCGTCTGACCGATGCGCCTGTGTACGGCACCCAGTTCCACAGCGAGCTCGATGCGGAGCGCGAACGTGAGCGCATCCGCGTGTATCGGAAGCACTATCGCGACGCACTGCCGGACGAGGCAACTGTGCAACGAGTCATGAGCAACCTGGCCGACACGACGGAGGTCGATCACCTCCTGTACGACTTCCTCACCACCTTCGTGGCTCGGGGGCACCCCCTTTCCGAGACTTCGTCCCTCGAATCCCCGTCGTCTCTTCCGCCCGCAAAAAGACTCCCTGCCGCCTCGTCCCCTCCCGAAAAACGACTGCCCAGTGCCGAGTGA
- a CDS encoding PfkB family carbohydrate kinase, whose translation MSILAVGTVAFDSIETPFGSAERVLGGSGSYITLASRYFTDDVRLVGVVGNDFPDEYRQTLLDGGVDLEGLDVNEDGKTFFWHGRYHYDMNERDTLETQLNVLEGFAPDIPASYNDSQIVCLGNLDPKVQRDVLRQVDDPGYVIADTMNFWIENTPESLRETLKLVDCLVINDSEARELADEPNLVTAADVIRDMGPETLIIKKGEHGALLFANGSVFSAPAYPLEDIQDPTGAGDAFAGGLAGHLVRAESIDHEALRRAVVYGSVMASFVVERFGPERLLELGPIDISERAQSFRDLAAIPSLVSVEKQPA comes from the coding sequence GTGAGCATTCTCGCTGTTGGCACTGTTGCGTTTGATTCTATCGAAACCCCCTTCGGCTCCGCTGAGCGGGTACTGGGGGGAAGTGGCTCCTATATTACCCTCGCTTCCCGGTATTTTACCGACGATGTTCGTCTCGTGGGCGTCGTGGGCAATGATTTTCCCGACGAGTATCGTCAAACCCTATTGGACGGAGGGGTTGATCTCGAAGGCCTTGACGTGAATGAGGACGGGAAAACCTTCTTTTGGCATGGGCGCTATCACTACGACATGAACGAGCGCGACACGCTGGAGACCCAGCTCAACGTGCTTGAGGGATTCGCGCCGGACATTCCAGCCTCGTACAATGACAGTCAAATCGTTTGTCTTGGCAACCTCGATCCGAAGGTGCAGCGCGACGTGCTCCGGCAGGTCGACGATCCGGGCTACGTGATTGCCGACACGATGAACTTTTGGATCGAGAATACGCCCGAGAGCCTGCGCGAGACGCTCAAACTTGTGGACTGCCTCGTCATCAATGACTCAGAGGCCCGAGAGCTGGCCGATGAGCCGAACCTCGTGACGGCAGCGGACGTCATCCGAGACATGGGCCCGGAGACGTTGATCATCAAGAAGGGGGAGCACGGGGCGCTCCTGTTTGCCAACGGGTCCGTGTTTAGTGCACCGGCCTATCCCTTGGAAGACATTCAGGATCCGACGGGGGCTGGAGACGCGTTTGCGGGAGGACTCGCGGGCCATTTGGTGCGGGCAGAGAGCATCGATCATGAAGCCCTCCGCCGCGCGGTCGTCTATGGCAGCGTCATGGCGTCGTTCGTGGTTGAACGGTTCGGGCCGGAGCGCCTGCTTGAGCTGGGCCCGATCGACATCAGTGAGCGGGCGCAGTCGTTCCGAGACCTGGCGGCCATTCCCAGCCTCGTTTCCGTAGAGAAGCAGCCCGCGTAG
- a CDS encoding sodium-dependent transporter, giving the protein MSDSNVELSRAQWGSRFGFLMAMLGAMVGAGNIWRFPYIAGEQGGGAFILAYLALLIILAIPGLIAEVALGRYTGRGVIGAFRKIVDSRGLVGLGVVVLLVNVVLMSYYAPVVGWTLYYAVHSLLLTFSQAGFSPEAFWQSFQNSLFLNIGMHTTVMAMVAGVLYFGIRRGIERLVVYAVPGLILALLAITIRALTLPGAAEGLIFTFDIDWGALARGETWVTALGQALFSTGLGWGIALTIGSYLPKYDDIPIGGGLFTVIGNSSVGLLAAFAIFPIVFAYGVDPASGSELTFVSLPQVFPQMAGGALWAILFFIGFFLATFTSAILITEVGVTTLNEETNWSREQTVFGVCGGIWLIGLASVYSSAVFGFLDFVFGNFGLPLATLSIIGAIGWSLTPEKLRVLEVNRNAGIYVGPLWNPIIKYVIPVVMLFILGNYAWANFGSIQMIGGVIVLITFPLIGYGLMHLIDDPREYTHSQ; this is encoded by the coding sequence ATGTCTGACTCCAACGTTGAACTTTCTCGTGCCCAGTGGGGATCGCGCTTCGGATTCTTGATGGCGATGCTCGGAGCCATGGTGGGGGCTGGCAATATCTGGCGCTTCCCTTACATTGCGGGCGAACAGGGCGGCGGGGCGTTCATTCTCGCCTATCTTGCTCTCCTCATTATTCTCGCGATTCCCGGACTCATCGCAGAAGTCGCGCTCGGCCGCTACACCGGACGGGGGGTCATTGGCGCTTTTCGAAAGATTGTGGACTCTCGGGGACTCGTCGGACTGGGCGTTGTGGTCCTACTGGTAAACGTCGTGTTGATGTCCTATTACGCTCCCGTCGTAGGATGGACACTCTACTACGCGGTCCACTCCCTCCTCCTCACATTCTCCCAGGCCGGATTTTCCCCGGAGGCGTTCTGGCAATCCTTCCAGAACAGCCTCTTTCTAAACATCGGGATGCACACGACCGTGATGGCGATGGTCGCAGGCGTGCTCTACTTCGGAATCCGGCGCGGAATTGAGCGCCTGGTGGTCTATGCCGTGCCCGGTCTCATCCTTGCCCTCCTCGCCATCACCATCCGTGCCCTTACGCTCCCGGGAGCAGCCGAAGGACTCATCTTCACCTTCGACATTGACTGGGGCGCTCTCGCGCGAGGAGAAACCTGGGTGACCGCCCTCGGCCAAGCGCTCTTCTCTACGGGCCTGGGATGGGGCATTGCCCTCACGATTGGCAGCTATCTGCCAAAGTACGACGACATTCCGATTGGGGGCGGCCTCTTCACCGTCATTGGCAACTCCAGCGTCGGGCTGCTAGCTGCCTTTGCGATTTTTCCGATCGTGTTTGCCTATGGCGTGGATCCGGCGTCGGGAAGCGAACTCACCTTCGTGTCGTTGCCACAGGTCTTTCCTCAAATGGCCGGGGGCGCACTGTGGGCCATCCTCTTCTTCATCGGGTTCTTCCTCGCTACCTTCACGTCGGCGATCCTCATTACGGAGGTGGGGGTGACCACTCTCAACGAGGAAACCAACTGGAGCCGGGAGCAGACCGTTTTTGGGGTGTGTGGGGGCATCTGGCTGATCGGGCTTGCCAGCGTGTATTCGAGCGCGGTGTTTGGCTTCCTCGATTTTGTCTTTGGCAACTTTGGTCTCCCCCTCGCTACCCTCTCCATCATCGGCGCCATTGGTTGGTCCCTCACTCCGGAAAAGCTGCGGGTGCTGGAAGTGAACCGGAACGCAGGAATCTACGTCGGCCCGCTCTGGAACCCGATCATTAAGTACGTTATCCCGGTCGTAATGCTCTTCATTCTCGGCAATTACGCCTGGGCCAACTTCGGATCGATTCAGATGATCGGAGGAGTGATTGTTCTCATCACCTTCCCCTTGATCGGGTATGGGCTGATGCATCTGATCGACGACCCTCGCGAATACACGCACTCCCAATAG
- the folB gene encoding dihydroneopterin aldolase produces the protein MTDINADDVSESDAHPSSGRSSTGRVRLVNAVFYGHHGVMQEEHKVGGRYEVDVGVELDFEEAALHDDLDRTVNYEKVYEYVRTLVTENNFYLIEKLAYRIAHKVLETYPSVEGVEVTVRKPNPPVGGPCDRAEATYYIDNTDEAE, from the coding sequence ATGACTGATATAAACGCCGACGACGTGTCTGAGTCTGATGCCCATCCGTCCTCCGGCCGATCCTCGACCGGCCGGGTCCGCCTGGTGAATGCCGTATTTTACGGTCATCACGGCGTGATGCAGGAAGAACACAAAGTGGGCGGGCGCTACGAGGTGGACGTAGGGGTGGAGTTGGATTTTGAGGAAGCTGCCCTCCACGACGACCTGGATCGGACGGTGAATTACGAGAAGGTCTATGAGTACGTCCGGACGCTCGTGACGGAGAATAACTTTTACCTGATCGAGAAGCTAGCGTACCGAATTGCTCACAAGGTGCTGGAGACGTACCCCTCGGTTGAGGGGGTAGAGGTAACGGTCCGAAAGCCAAATCCGCCGGTGGGGGGACCGTGTGACCGGGCGGAAGCGACATACTACATTGACAATACCGATGAGGCCGAGTAA
- a CDS encoding YtxH domain-containing protein, protein MSTDDSASSTSQDPDTRNNEEAADETSKDLRELVGELRAEITRLKAQQAKARAKNWIQRHPLLTMALSVGVGAAAGYGASMATRPRPPRTLSEHARQRLRRLTDDARQAASRLRHQVSDRAARSGAELRERAQKTGQRLAADAQEASRSAQREAQDIAKSASERLREATGKAAQRLKKQRAKAGEGAKELGETLGEQATEAVEEYADAVSDTVSGASTEGRSYTRTALGLAGLAAGSYLAAKLRHWL, encoded by the coding sequence ATGAGCACCGACGATTCTGCATCTTCCACGTCCCAGGACCCCGATACTCGCAACAATGAGGAAGCGGCTGACGAGACCTCGAAGGATCTCCGAGAGCTCGTTGGCGAATTGCGCGCCGAGATTACCCGTCTCAAAGCCCAGCAGGCGAAAGCCCGCGCGAAGAACTGGATTCAGCGGCACCCGCTTCTCACCATGGCGCTCTCGGTCGGGGTTGGGGCCGCGGCGGGCTACGGCGCTTCAATGGCGACTCGTCCCCGCCCACCCCGCACCCTTTCCGAGCACGCCCGGCAGCGCCTGCGCCGACTGACCGACGATGCCCGACAGGCGGCGTCTCGTCTCCGCCATCAGGTGAGTGATCGTGCGGCCCGCTCCGGTGCTGAGCTGCGTGAACGAGCCCAGAAGACCGGGCAACGCCTGGCAGCGGACGCGCAGGAGGCCAGTCGCAGTGCGCAGCGGGAAGCACAGGACATTGCCAAGAGTGCATCCGAACGACTCCGCGAGGCGACCGGCAAAGCCGCGCAGCGCCTCAAGAAGCAGCGCGCCAAGGCTGGAGAGGGGGCCAAAGAGCTCGGGGAAACGCTGGGCGAGCAGGCCACGGAGGCCGTGGAGGAGTACGCAGATGCCGTGTCTGATACCGTTTCTGGAGCGTCAACAGAGGGTCGCTCGTACACGCGGACGGCTTTGGGGCTGGCTGGCCTTGCCGCGGGAAGCTACTTAGCTGCGAAGCTCCGCCATTGGCTGTAA
- a CDS encoding ParA family protein produces the protein MIVLSVCNHKGGTGKTTTAIHLAAAMGLSGWRTLVVDLDPQGFLTRTMGIDEPAPEASVAALFSPDVKVGRLPVREASGFDLLPSSSTLTKRLRDLNKPTDVLWVREALQRAKLNYDLVLFDTAAAVTVFSLNAIVASQHVLIPVLPEYQAVVGAEQTFQTTTLVRDKLNPRLQSRTFLLTQVDARKRIHRTYQQYLREKYGERVLDNVIRTSTALAESRDGGTTVFDHDSSARGARDYANATDEMLRRLRAMESQEDVRATVTDESIDADDVPLPDEALDS, from the coding sequence ATGATCGTCCTGTCGGTTTGCAACCACAAGGGAGGTACGGGAAAAACGACGACCGCCATCCACCTCGCGGCTGCGATGGGGCTGTCGGGGTGGCGTACACTCGTCGTCGATTTGGATCCGCAGGGATTTCTGACCCGCACGATGGGCATCGATGAGCCGGCGCCCGAGGCGTCGGTGGCGGCGCTTTTTAGTCCCGACGTTAAGGTTGGGCGACTTCCGGTGCGGGAGGCCAGCGGGTTTGATCTGCTGCCCTCGTCCAGCACGCTTACGAAGCGGCTGCGAGATCTCAACAAGCCGACCGACGTGCTTTGGGTACGGGAGGCTCTACAGAGGGCAAAGCTAAACTACGATCTCGTTCTGTTCGACACCGCGGCTGCGGTGACGGTATTTAGTCTAAACGCCATCGTTGCGAGTCAGCACGTTCTCATCCCGGTCCTTCCGGAGTACCAGGCGGTCGTTGGAGCGGAGCAAACATTTCAGACGACGACTCTTGTGCGCGACAAGCTCAATCCGCGGCTTCAATCCCGCACGTTTCTGCTCACGCAGGTGGATGCCCGCAAGCGCATCCACCGCACCTATCAGCAGTACCTCCGCGAAAAGTACGGCGAGCGGGTGCTGGACAACGTGATTCGGACCAGTACGGCGCTCGCGGAATCGCGTGACGGCGGAACGACAGTTTTTGATCATGACTCCAGTGCCCGGGGCGCGCGGGACTATGCGAATGCGACCGACGAGATGCTGCGTCGTCTCCGCGCCATGGAATCGCAGGAGGACGTTCGGGCTACTGTGACGGACGAGTCGATTGATGCCGACGATGTGCCGCTGCCGGATGAGGCGCTCGACTCCTGA
- a CDS encoding Maf family protein has product MTVLTNLSAPLILASQSPRRRALLEQVNANFQVQVSPADEELATSRPPYETARALADRKATPVAKQHPSALVLAADTIVVHEGDILEKPGSPTEARHMLRRLSDDVHAVYTGIALHHRASDRTLTTGRETQVHFARLTDDEIASYVATQSPMDKAGAYGIQDHTGPFFVQRLDGDYYTVVGLPLRQLYEALRIHFSDLLNSSTSS; this is encoded by the coding sequence GTGACTGTACTTACGAATTTGTCCGCTCCCCTCATTCTGGCGTCGCAGTCTCCCCGTCGCCGGGCCCTTCTCGAACAGGTCAACGCCAATTTCCAGGTGCAGGTGAGCCCTGCCGATGAGGAGTTGGCGACTTCTCGCCCCCCATACGAGACGGCACGTGCCCTTGCGGACCGAAAAGCAACCCCCGTCGCCAAGCAACATCCCTCGGCTCTCGTGCTCGCCGCCGACACGATCGTCGTGCATGAAGGCGACATCCTCGAAAAGCCCGGATCCCCGACTGAGGCTCGCCACATGCTTCGGCGTCTCAGCGACGACGTGCACGCAGTGTATACGGGGATTGCCCTCCACCACCGCGCTTCAGACCGCACACTCACGACGGGCCGGGAAACCCAGGTTCATTTCGCTAGGCTCACCGACGACGAAATTGCGTCCTATGTCGCCACGCAGTCCCCGATGGATAAGGCCGGCGCCTACGGAATTCAAGACCACACTGGGCCGTTTTTTGTCCAGCGCCTCGATGGCGACTACTACACGGTGGTCGGTCTACCGCTGCGTCAACTATACGAGGCGTTGCGGATCCATTTCTCGGACCTCCTGAACTCCTCAACATCTTCCTAA
- a CDS encoding penicillin acylase family protein, with protein sequence MSSLSKRLVLLAGLLVVTGAAIYGLQHRFAAFPSASILLDPADGLYRTARTAVPPADSTTLRLPALDQAVTVVRDERHVPHIYAESDRDALIALGYVVAQDRLFQLDFLPRVASGRLSEAFGEASVRADRYLRRTGMEWGAQKNLERIRAVDGIELHALQWYGRGVNAYLDQTPPEDLPLEFRLLGYRPDRFSPIQGLRLIQYMSYDLTYNTDDPVYTSLRRALGDEAYEMLYPEHPPGLFEPMIPSEQQRTASAGPVQAAEKPTLLAEAGAVHQYRQEGQQAVRSFLGPREVPGKGSNNWAVHETRSATGAPLLAGDMHLSLSLPSIWYEAHIVTPSMNAYGLTLPGAPVLVQAFNQQVGWTMTNTGADQIDHLSLALDSTRTRYRYEGQWRDLRRVVDTIRVKGAPAVLDTMYFSHHGPVRFSGEEGNGTAIAERWTAHKPSRTLQALWKMNRADSFEAVTEALRKWDTPMQNILYTGQSGDIAIRATGHLPVRRAGEGRGLLPGSTDTYAWTHRVPFDSLPAARNPRQEFLTSTNQKPTGPGYPYYLGHDWGDGYRSLRIDSLLRGSASHSVEDFKHYQADVRVQQHRVLMPFLSDAKGLSPRADTLRQLLQQWNGEATVDRPEPLVFDELLSILRGQMWDESVFGGAPNPADAILVQLLRTAPNARWFDVQATDATEDASALLARVMEATADTMAAKYGWPPSTWRWGDHHQVRFRHLTGSELLRPLDRGPYEYPGFASTLSPAGGRPTTHSASQRVIVDFSTSPPTGYGVVPGGQNGRPLDPNFYDTQIPAYLNFEYFRLETPASPSGLADENVRSTLRLEAADS encoded by the coding sequence ATGTCTTCGCTGTCAAAACGTCTAGTGCTTCTCGCGGGACTTCTTGTCGTAACGGGGGCTGCGATATACGGGCTCCAGCATCGATTTGCGGCGTTCCCGTCCGCGAGTATTCTTCTCGACCCGGCCGACGGCCTATACCGGACGGCGCGGACGGCGGTCCCTCCCGCCGATTCGACGACGCTCCGCCTTCCAGCCCTCGATCAGGCCGTCACTGTCGTTCGGGATGAACGGCACGTGCCTCACATTTACGCCGAGAGTGACCGAGATGCCCTCATTGCGCTCGGGTACGTCGTCGCACAAGACCGCCTCTTTCAGCTTGATTTCCTCCCGCGGGTGGCGTCGGGCCGCCTCTCCGAAGCGTTCGGAGAGGCGTCGGTGCGAGCCGATCGATACCTGCGGCGGACGGGCATGGAGTGGGGGGCGCAGAAAAATTTAGAGCGGATCCGGGCGGTGGATGGCATCGAACTCCACGCGCTGCAGTGGTATGGAAGGGGGGTCAATGCCTACCTTGACCAGACGCCTCCGGAGGACCTTCCCCTGGAGTTTCGACTCCTGGGCTACCGTCCCGATCGGTTTTCTCCGATTCAGGGGCTTCGGCTCATTCAGTATATGAGCTACGACCTCACCTACAACACGGACGACCCTGTGTACACGTCCCTGCGTCGGGCGCTGGGCGACGAGGCGTACGAAATGCTCTATCCTGAGCATCCGCCGGGCCTCTTCGAGCCCATGATTCCATCGGAACAGCAGCGCACGGCGTCGGCAGGGCCGGTCCAGGCGGCCGAGAAACCGACGCTTCTGGCGGAGGCAGGGGCGGTGCATCAGTACCGGCAAGAGGGGCAGCAGGCCGTTCGGTCCTTCCTCGGGCCGCGGGAGGTGCCGGGGAAGGGGTCGAACAACTGGGCCGTTCACGAGACCCGCTCAGCGACCGGGGCCCCACTGTTGGCTGGAGACATGCATCTCTCGCTCTCGTTGCCGTCCATCTGGTACGAGGCCCACATCGTGACGCCGTCCATGAACGCGTATGGCCTCACCCTTCCCGGAGCGCCGGTGCTCGTACAGGCCTTTAACCAGCAGGTCGGATGGACGATGACCAATACCGGGGCCGATCAGATCGATCATCTATCCCTTGCGCTGGACTCCACTCGCACGCGCTATCGGTACGAGGGACAGTGGCGCGATCTCCGCCGCGTTGTAGACACAATTCGTGTCAAGGGGGCCCCCGCGGTACTCGATACGATGTATTTTTCTCACCATGGACCGGTGCGCTTTTCGGGCGAGGAGGGGAACGGGACGGCCATTGCGGAGCGCTGGACTGCCCACAAGCCGTCCCGTACCCTTCAAGCCCTCTGGAAGATGAACCGGGCGGACAGTTTCGAGGCCGTGACGGAGGCGCTCCGTAAATGGGACACGCCGATGCAAAACATTCTCTATACGGGGCAGAGCGGCGACATTGCCATTCGGGCCACTGGGCACCTGCCCGTGCGGCGGGCTGGGGAGGGGCGTGGGCTCCTGCCGGGGTCCACCGACACGTACGCATGGACGCACCGCGTCCCCTTCGATTCGCTGCCGGCTGCCCGGAACCCGAGACAGGAATTCCTGACCTCTACCAATCAGAAGCCAACCGGACCCGGATATCCCTATTATCTAGGTCACGATTGGGGCGACGGCTATCGGTCGCTGCGCATCGACTCGCTCCTACGAGGATCCGCGTCTCACTCCGTGGAGGACTTTAAGCACTATCAGGCCGATGTGCGGGTACAACAGCACCGCGTCCTAATGCCGTTTCTTTCTGATGCGAAAGGCCTGTCTCCACGGGCCGATACGCTACGACAGTTGCTTCAACAGTGGAACGGCGAGGCGACCGTCGATCGGCCTGAACCGCTTGTCTTTGACGAGTTGCTGTCGATTCTCCGCGGGCAGATGTGGGATGAGTCGGTTTTTGGGGGAGCACCAAATCCGGCGGATGCTATCCTCGTCCAGCTCCTCCGCACTGCGCCAAACGCTCGGTGGTTCGACGTCCAGGCCACCGACGCAACAGAGGATGCATCGGCCCTATTGGCGCGAGTGATGGAGGCGACTGCCGACACAATGGCTGCGAAATACGGCTGGCCCCCCTCCACCTGGCGGTGGGGAGATCACCATCAGGTGCGGTTCCGGCATTTGACCGGTAGTGAGCTGCTACGTCCGCTTGATCGTGGTCCGTATGAGTATCCGGGGTTTGCCTCTACACTGTCTCCGGCTGGGGGGCGTCCGACGACCCACAGTGCTAGCCAGCGCGTCATTGTCGACTTCTCCACGTCTCCTCCTACGGGATACGGGGTAGTGCCCGGGGGACAAAACGGCCGCCCCCTTGATCCGAACTTCTACGATACGCAGATCCCGGCGTATCTCAACTTTGAGTATTTTCGACTTGAGACGCCAGCCTCCCCGTCGGGGCTGGCCGATGAGAACGTACGGTCGACCCTGCGGCTGGAAGCAGCAGATTCGTAA